A region of Streptomyces sp. TG1A-60 DNA encodes the following proteins:
- a CDS encoding chorismate mutase gives MADRTERTRSPEMTTTSTDKTGARTAEAADVISGARERIDALDDRIIGLVQERMAVSAVIQEARIESGGRRVNLSREMDILSHFRDALGKPGTALAMTLLELCRGRI, from the coding sequence GTGGCCGATCGGACAGAGAGAACGAGGAGCCCGGAGATGACCACCACCTCCACCGATAAGACCGGCGCCAGGACCGCGGAGGCCGCCGATGTGATCAGCGGTGCGCGGGAGCGGATCGACGCGCTGGACGACCGGATCATCGGGCTGGTGCAGGAACGGATGGCCGTGTCGGCCGTGATCCAGGAGGCCCGGATCGAGTCGGGCGGCCGACGGGTGAACCTGTCGCGGGAGATGGACATCCTCTCCCACTTCAGGGACGCCCTCGGCAAGCCCGGCACCGCGCTCGCCATGACCCTGCTGGAACTGTGCCGGGGCCGCATCTGA
- a CDS encoding GMC family oxidoreductase yields the protein MSYDYDVIVVGSGFGGSVTALRLTEKGYRVGVLEAGRRFTRESLPKNSWDLKNYLWAPGLGLYGIQRIHLLGNVMVLAGSGVGGGSLNYANTLYVPPKPFFEDPQWKDITDWQEELQPYYDQARRMLGVRLNPTMTPSDVHLKAVAERMGVGDSFHLAPVGVFFGDGEDADGRAKAAPGEQVADPYFGGVGPARNACAECGECMTGCRHGAKNTLNENYLYLAEKAGAVVHPMTTVVSLTEDSQGGYAVTTLPTDDRRKVGKSRAGRGRVFKARRVVLAAGTYGTQTLLHRMKEGGQLPHISDRLGMLTRTNSEALVGAQTDNRRYRKAHGVPEVDFTRGVAITSSIHPDANTHIEPVRYGRGSNAMGGLSILQVPYAGGTASDASRVLGWLAYAARHPLLVARSLSSRRWSERTIIGLVMQSLDNSLTTHLKPKGLGKGLLTARQGHGAPNPKQIEAASTAAATLAAEINGFAGSNVGELMGTPLTAHFLGGCPIGATAADGVIDPYHRLYGHPGISVVDGAAVSANLGVNPSLTITAQAERAMSFWPNNGEPDHRPAPGAVYARLRPVEPLHPAVPADAFGALRLPLLPVPEVPPKK from the coding sequence GTGTCGTACGACTATGACGTCATCGTCGTGGGCTCCGGCTTCGGCGGCAGTGTGACCGCCCTGCGCCTGACCGAGAAGGGATACCGGGTCGGCGTCCTCGAAGCGGGCCGTCGCTTCACCCGGGAGTCCCTCCCCAAGAACTCCTGGGACCTCAAGAACTACCTGTGGGCGCCCGGACTCGGCCTCTACGGCATCCAGCGCATCCACCTGCTCGGCAACGTGATGGTGCTGGCCGGGTCCGGCGTGGGAGGCGGCTCGCTCAACTACGCCAACACCCTCTACGTACCGCCGAAGCCGTTCTTCGAAGATCCGCAGTGGAAGGACATCACCGACTGGCAGGAGGAGTTGCAGCCGTACTACGACCAGGCCCGACGCATGCTCGGCGTACGACTCAACCCGACGATGACCCCGTCCGACGTCCACCTGAAGGCCGTCGCGGAGCGGATGGGAGTCGGCGACAGCTTCCACCTCGCCCCGGTCGGCGTCTTCTTCGGCGACGGCGAGGACGCCGACGGCAGGGCGAAGGCCGCGCCGGGCGAGCAGGTGGCGGACCCGTACTTCGGCGGCGTGGGCCCCGCCCGCAACGCCTGCGCCGAGTGCGGCGAGTGCATGACCGGCTGCCGCCACGGCGCGAAGAACACCCTCAACGAGAACTACCTCTACCTCGCCGAGAAGGCGGGCGCGGTCGTCCACCCGATGACCACGGTCGTCTCCCTCACCGAGGACTCACAGGGCGGCTACGCCGTCACGACCCTCCCGACCGACGACCGCCGCAAGGTGGGCAAGAGCAGGGCCGGGAGGGGGCGTGTGTTCAAGGCCCGCCGGGTCGTCCTCGCGGCCGGCACCTACGGCACCCAGACCCTGCTGCACCGCATGAAGGAGGGCGGCCAACTGCCGCACATCTCGGACCGGTTGGGCATGCTGACCCGTACCAACTCCGAGGCTCTGGTCGGCGCCCAGACCGACAACCGCCGCTACCGCAAGGCCCACGGTGTGCCCGAGGTCGACTTCACCCGGGGCGTGGCGATCACCTCCTCCATCCACCCAGACGCCAACACCCACATCGAGCCCGTCCGCTACGGCAGGGGCTCCAACGCGATGGGCGGCCTGTCGATCCTCCAGGTCCCGTACGCGGGCGGCACCGCGTCGGACGCCTCGCGCGTACTCGGCTGGCTGGCGTACGCCGCCAGGCACCCCCTGCTCGTCGCCCGTTCCCTCTCCAGCCGCCGCTGGTCGGAGCGGACCATCATCGGCCTGGTGATGCAGTCCCTGGACAACTCCCTGACGACGCATCTGAAGCCGAAGGGCCTCGGCAAGGGACTGTTGACGGCACGTCAGGGCCACGGTGCCCCCAACCCCAAGCAGATCGAGGCCGCCTCGACGGCCGCCGCCACTCTCGCCGCCGAGATCAACGGCTTCGCCGGCAGCAACGTGGGTGAGCTGATGGGCACCCCGCTCACCGCGCACTTCCTCGGCGGCTGCCCCATCGGCGCCACCGCGGCCGACGGCGTCATCGACCCGTACCACCGCCTCTACGGCCACCCCGGCATCTCCGTCGTCGACGGCGCCGCCGTCTCCGCGAACCTGGGCGTGAACCCGTCCCTGACCATCACCGCCCAGGCCGAACGCGCGATGTCGTTCTGGCCCAACAACGGCGAGCCCGACCACCGCCCGGCCCCCGGCGCGGTCTACGCACGCCTCCGCCCGGTGGAGCCCCTGCACCCGGCAGTCCCGGCGGACGCCTTCGGCGCGCTGCGGCTGCCCCTGCTTCCGGTGCCGGAGGTGCCGCCGAAGAAGTAG
- a CDS encoding succinic semialdehyde dehydrogenase → MTDSQAPEKTGSAPRTTGTNPLAAAPQGARTAADVVTPELVAQLTKGVAGSGRTANHTPFTGEKLADLPESTPEDVEQAYERARAAQAVWAQVPVRDRAAVLLRFHDLVLERQAEVLDLIQLETGKARLHAHEEVQAVAVAARHYGRKAPAYLKPKRHTGAVPTLTKVVELRHPRGVVGQIAPWNYPLELSVGDAIPAFVAGNAVVMKPDTETCLTALWARDLLVEAGLPAEVFQVVLGEGPVIGPEVVKYADYVSFTGSTRTGRQVAQGAAARLVGVSLELGGKNAMLVLEDADIEKAAAGAVRACFSSAGQLCISIERLYVHESIADAFLERFATRTKAMRLGTSLAYGAEMGSLVGDRQLETVTRHVDEAVEKGAKVIAGGVARPDIGPYFYEPTILDGVTEPMSVCAEETFGPVVSVYRFKDEDAAIEEANSTAYGLNASVWTKDGRRGRAVAARLRAGTVNVNEGYASAYGSVQSPMGGMKDSGLGRRHGSEGILKYTEAQTVAQQRLLPMAPSFGMDDEKYAQFMSRSLRAMKALRLR, encoded by the coding sequence ATGACGGACTCGCAGGCCCCCGAAAAGACCGGCTCGGCACCACGGACGACCGGCACCAACCCCCTCGCGGCAGCCCCGCAGGGTGCCCGTACCGCCGCCGACGTGGTCACCCCCGAACTGGTCGCCCAGCTCACCAAGGGCGTGGCCGGCTCCGGCCGGACCGCCAACCACACGCCGTTCACCGGCGAGAAGCTGGCCGATCTGCCGGAGTCCACCCCCGAGGACGTGGAGCAGGCCTACGAGCGGGCCCGCGCCGCCCAGGCCGTCTGGGCCCAGGTGCCCGTGCGCGACCGCGCCGCCGTACTCCTCCGCTTCCACGACCTCGTGCTGGAGCGTCAGGCGGAGGTGCTCGACCTCATCCAGCTGGAGACCGGCAAGGCCCGTCTGCACGCCCACGAGGAGGTCCAGGCCGTCGCGGTCGCCGCCCGCCACTACGGCCGCAAGGCCCCCGCGTACCTGAAGCCGAAGCGGCACACCGGCGCCGTACCGACCCTCACGAAGGTCGTCGAACTACGCCACCCGCGCGGCGTCGTCGGCCAGATAGCCCCCTGGAACTACCCCCTCGAACTCTCCGTCGGCGACGCGATCCCCGCCTTCGTCGCGGGCAACGCGGTCGTGATGAAGCCCGACACGGAGACCTGCCTGACCGCCCTCTGGGCCCGTGACCTCCTCGTCGAGGCCGGCCTTCCCGCCGAGGTCTTCCAGGTCGTCCTCGGCGAAGGCCCCGTCATCGGCCCCGAGGTCGTCAAGTACGCCGACTACGTCTCCTTCACCGGCTCCACCCGCACAGGTCGCCAGGTCGCCCAGGGCGCCGCCGCTCGCCTCGTCGGCGTCTCCCTCGAACTCGGCGGCAAGAACGCCATGCTGGTCCTGGAGGACGCGGACATAGAGAAGGCGGCGGCGGGCGCCGTCCGCGCCTGCTTCAGCTCCGCCGGCCAACTCTGCATCTCCATCGAGCGGTTGTACGTCCACGAGTCCATCGCCGATGCCTTCCTGGAGCGCTTCGCCACCCGCACCAAGGCCATGCGCCTCGGCACGTCCCTCGCGTACGGCGCCGAGATGGGCTCCCTCGTCGGCGACCGCCAGCTGGAGACCGTCACCCGCCACGTCGACGAGGCCGTGGAGAAGGGCGCGAAGGTCATCGCGGGCGGCGTCGCCCGCCCCGACATCGGCCCCTACTTCTACGAGCCCACGATCCTCGACGGCGTCACGGAACCCATGTCCGTCTGCGCGGAGGAGACCTTCGGCCCCGTCGTCTCCGTCTACCGTTTCAAGGACGAGGACGCCGCCATCGAGGAGGCCAACTCCACCGCGTACGGTCTCAACGCCTCCGTCTGGACCAAGGACGGCCGCCGGGGCCGCGCCGTCGCCGCCCGCCTCCGCGCCGGCACCGTCAACGTCAACGAGGGCTACGCCTCCGCCTACGGCAGCGTCCAGTCCCCCATGGGCGGCATGAAGGACTCCGGCCTCGGCCGTCGCCACGGCTCCGAGGGCATCCTCAAGTACACGGAGGCCCAGACGGTCGCCCAGCAGCGCCTGCTGCCGATGGCGCCCTCTTTCGGGATGGACGACGAGAAGTACGCCCAGTTCATGAGCCGCAGCCTGAGGGCGATGAAGGCACTGAGGCTCAGGTAG